In a genomic window of Mycolicibacter heraklionensis:
- a CDS encoding PE-PPE domain-containing protein — protein sequence MLTNLVAPIAIVGAVAGGVLAAPVVHAAHASVDLHVDVDLLADTAIFVGPTVLSTPSATFAQTAADLFLRPLGFDVGDNPASCLVGSAGCDAPLQLLTTPALIQVGHSSYFGAAEIVRAVQAELAADPGDYDAEHPLWVFGYSQGATAGSIAMAQLAHDGVDPALLHFVFIGDPTAPDGKYPSIEDDGSAHTNFSDTWMLYGKETPSDAFPTTIYTIPGDPNADHTSTSPYGDFYEHMMYLGLTPDQVANHTVTTDDMLTTINISTDFDQFGAWLNAWGHGLADSSWWEGLFYSAVAFVYSAFGKIEDFFGDWTGLDWGGVEETLDCWFPTT from the coding sequence ATGCTGACCAACCTCGTCGCACCGATCGCGATCGTCGGCGCTGTCGCCGGCGGTGTGCTTGCCGCACCGGTGGTGCACGCCGCGCACGCCAGCGTCGACCTGCACGTCGACGTCGACCTGCTGGCCGACACCGCGATCTTCGTCGGTCCGACGGTCTTGTCGACACCGTCGGCGACCTTCGCCCAGACCGCGGCGGACCTCTTCCTGCGGCCGCTGGGTTTCGACGTCGGCGATAACCCGGCCTCGTGCCTGGTCGGCTCCGCGGGATGTGACGCGCCCCTGCAGCTGCTGACCACCCCGGCCCTCATCCAGGTCGGCCACAGCAGTTATTTCGGTGCGGCCGAGATCGTGCGGGCGGTACAGGCCGAGCTCGCCGCCGACCCGGGCGACTACGACGCCGAGCACCCGCTGTGGGTTTTCGGCTACTCGCAGGGCGCCACGGCCGGCTCGATCGCGATGGCGCAACTGGCCCACGACGGCGTCGACCCGGCACTGCTGCACTTCGTATTCATCGGCGACCCGACCGCTCCGGACGGCAAGTATCCGAGTATCGAGGACGACGGCTCGGCGCACACCAACTTCTCCGACACCTGGATGCTGTACGGCAAGGAGACCCCCAGCGACGCATTCCCGACCACGATCTACACGATCCCGGGTGACCCCAACGCCGACCACACCTCCACCTCGCCGTACGGCGATTTCTACGAGCACATGATGTATCTGGGGCTCACCCCCGATCAGGTGGCCAACCACACCGTCACCACCGACGACATGCTCACCACCATCAACATCTCGACGGATTTCGACCAGTTCGGCGCCTGGCTCAACGCGTGGGGTCACGGGCTGGCCGACAGCAGCTGGTGGGAGGGCCTGTTCTACTCGGCCGTCGCGTTTGTCTACAGCGCTTTCGGCAAGATCGAGGACTTCTTCGGCGACTGGACGGGCCTGGACTGGGGTGGGGTCGAGGAAACCCTGGACTGCTGGTTCCCGACGACCTAA
- a CDS encoding PE-PPE domain-containing protein: protein MTLTKALAPLAVASTVAGGVLAAPVVHATHVDVSLLADTAIFVGPTILSTPSATFAETAADLFLRPLGFDLGDDPDACVVGSAGCDAPLLLLSTPALVQQGHSSFVGAAEIVREVHAQLAANPDAYDADHPLWVFGWSQGATAGSIAMAQLAHEGIDPALLHFVFIGNPVGSGTEIPDFDGSSGDFFDTALLSGVQTPTDAFTTTVYTIPGDPVADPTSTSALGIFYEHMMYLGLTPDQVANHTATTDGMLTDINISGDFDQFGAWLNAWPHGLIDSGWWEGLFYSLVASFYSAFGNIEAFFGDWLGIDWGGVEQTLDFWFPAEV, encoded by the coding sequence GTGACGCTGACCAAGGCCTTGGCGCCGCTCGCGGTTGCCAGCACCGTGGCGGGGGGCGTACTCGCCGCTCCGGTGGTGCACGCCACGCACGTCGACGTGAGCCTGCTGGCCGACACGGCGATCTTCGTCGGTCCGACGATCTTGTCGACGCCGTCGGCGACCTTCGCCGAAACCGCAGCCGACCTGTTCCTGCGGCCGCTGGGCTTCGACCTCGGTGACGACCCGGACGCCTGCGTGGTCGGATCCGCGGGATGCGACGCGCCGCTGCTGCTCCTGTCCACGCCCGCGCTCGTTCAGCAGGGCCACAGCAGCTTCGTCGGGGCGGCGGAGATCGTGCGGGAGGTGCACGCCCAGCTCGCCGCCAACCCGGACGCCTACGACGCCGACCACCCGCTGTGGGTGTTCGGCTGGTCGCAGGGTGCGACGGCCGGTTCGATCGCGATGGCCCAGCTGGCCCACGAGGGCATCGACCCGGCATTGCTGCACTTCGTATTCATCGGCAACCCGGTGGGCTCCGGCACCGAGATCCCCGATTTCGACGGTTCCTCCGGCGACTTCTTCGACACCGCTCTGCTGTCCGGCGTCCAGACCCCGACCGACGCGTTCACCACCACCGTGTACACGATCCCAGGCGACCCGGTCGCCGACCCCACCTCGACCTCCGCGTTGGGGATTTTCTACGAACACATGATGTACCTGGGCCTCACACCCGATCAGGTGGCCAACCACACGGCGACCACCGACGGCATGCTCACCGACATCAACATCTCCGGCGACTTCGACCAGTTCGGCGCCTGGCTCAACGCGTGGCCCCACGGGTTGATCGACAGCGGCTGGTGGGAGGGCCTGTTCTACTCACTCGTGGCGTCCTTCTACAGCGCCTTCGGCAACATTGAAGCCTTCTTCGGTGACTGGCTGGGCATCGACTGGGGCGGGGTGGAGCAGACGCTCGACTTCTGGTTCCCGGCGGAGGTCTAG
- a CDS encoding type II toxin-antitoxin system VapC family toxin: protein MTMCAGFVMTSNDDLWACDTSVAVAALDSTHEAHAACRQVLVQRRPALAGHAAFETYSVLTRLPLPLRLNATQAALVLAKAFPDECWLDAPATGDLFERLADLGIVGGSVYDALVGQAASTHRRVLLTRDRRAERTYRALDVQYQFVD from the coding sequence ATGACGATGTGCGCCGGCTTCGTGATGACATCCAACGATGACCTTTGGGCCTGCGACACCAGCGTTGCCGTCGCTGCGCTTGATTCGACCCACGAAGCCCACGCGGCCTGCCGTCAAGTCCTTGTGCAACGTCGACCCGCCCTCGCGGGTCACGCGGCGTTCGAGACGTATTCGGTGCTCACCCGCCTCCCCCTCCCACTCCGCCTGAACGCAACTCAAGCGGCCCTGGTACTGGCGAAGGCATTCCCGGACGAGTGTTGGCTCGACGCACCTGCGACCGGCGATCTGTTCGAGCGGCTTGCCGACCTCGGCATTGTCGGCGGGTCGGTCTATGACGCGCTCGTCGGTCAGGCCGCCTCGACGCATCGGCGCGTCCTGCTCACCCGTGATCGTCGGGCGGAGCGCACATATCGTGCACTCGACGTGCAATATCAGTTCGTCGACTGA
- a CDS encoding AbrB/MazE/SpoVT family DNA-binding domain-containing protein: MTVTVDRLGRLVIPKALRVALGITPDTQLELIPDGSGLRIEPVQRHARPIETRDGLPVLGPVEGAVLTDDDVRRLRDDIQR, from the coding sequence ATGACTGTCACGGTGGACCGACTAGGACGGCTAGTCATTCCTAAAGCGCTGCGAGTGGCGCTGGGAATCACCCCCGACACACAGCTCGAACTGATTCCCGACGGATCTGGTCTGCGGATTGAGCCCGTCCAGCGGCATGCTCGCCCGATCGAGACGCGAGACGGTCTTCCGGTACTTGGCCCGGTGGAGGGGGCGGTGCTGACCGATGACGATGTGCGCCGGCTTCGTGATGACATCCAACGATGA
- a CDS encoding CobW family GTP-binding protein → MVDRNTPAIPVIALTGYLGAGKTTLLNHVLRAPGARIGVIINDFGELNVDAGLVTGQVDEPVSIAGGCICHLPDEGGLDEALEKLADPKLALDAIIIEASGVAEPADVSRVIRFSGVERIRHGGVVDVIDALEHFDTVDTGAAPPQRYGVASLVVVNKLDRIPEDTRDEALARVEARVRELNPHAHVVGAVAGRVDPRLLYDVGDGGESGQMSFRELLLDGHDEHHDHVHAASVTVVGDGAVDPGPLIDLLEQPPQGVYRIKGTVAIGKRHYLFNVVGTSVHVATAPAGAGASHLVAIGTHLDTADVRARLEEALRPAPEKVAAAGMRRLQRLRHYSI, encoded by the coding sequence ATGGTCGACCGCAACACGCCCGCTATCCCCGTCATCGCGCTGACGGGTTACCTCGGGGCGGGCAAGACCACACTGCTGAACCATGTGCTGCGGGCGCCGGGCGCGCGAATCGGGGTCATTATCAACGACTTCGGTGAACTGAACGTCGACGCCGGCCTGGTCACCGGCCAGGTCGACGAGCCGGTGTCCATCGCCGGTGGGTGCATCTGTCACCTGCCGGATGAGGGCGGGCTGGACGAGGCCCTGGAGAAGCTGGCCGACCCGAAGCTGGCGCTCGACGCGATCATCATCGAGGCGAGCGGGGTGGCCGAACCCGCGGACGTATCGCGAGTCATTCGGTTCAGCGGGGTGGAGCGGATCCGCCACGGCGGTGTCGTCGACGTCATCGACGCCTTGGAGCATTTTGACACCGTCGACACCGGGGCTGCCCCGCCGCAGCGTTACGGCGTGGCGTCCCTGGTGGTGGTCAACAAGCTGGATCGGATCCCCGAGGACACCCGCGACGAGGCCCTTGCTCGCGTTGAAGCCCGGGTGCGCGAACTCAATCCCCACGCCCATGTGGTGGGCGCGGTGGCCGGCCGCGTTGATCCCCGGTTGCTCTATGACGTCGGCGACGGCGGGGAATCCGGGCAGATGTCGTTTCGTGAGCTGCTCCTCGACGGTCACGACGAGCACCACGACCATGTGCACGCGGCCTCGGTCACCGTCGTCGGAGATGGCGCCGTTGACCCGGGACCGCTCATCGACCTGCTGGAGCAGCCACCGCAGGGGGTCTACCGGATCAAGGGCACCGTCGCGATCGGCAAGCGTCACTACCTCTTTAACGTGGTCGGGACGTCGGTCCATGTGGCGACCGCGCCTGCCGGAGCGGGAGCCAGCCACCTCGTCGCGATTGGCACGCACCTCGACACCGCGGACGTTCGGGCACGTCTCGAGGAGGCGCTGCGCCCGGCCCCGGAGAAGGTGGCCGCCGCGGGCATGCGGCGGTTGCAGCGGTTACGGCACTACAGTATTTAG
- a CDS encoding alpha/beta fold hydrolase, producing MVLDVEGSGVQPPVSLRVRRLFWLLERVAPAIGSRWALELWCTPPVLESSLRMPPGVPPGEPLEAHWDGHRIVGESWGEGPPVYLVHGWGGRRPHLGMFIKPLVESGHRVIAFDLPSHNESEPGVLAPGRTTAIECAEAVAAMIRTHGPARAVVAHSLGANATAFAASWGATVGRLVFLAPMGEFPIYLDLFAARHNFGRRIRAGLHRRLERRIGMPLEDTNMVRIAERTDYPPLLLIHDPDDPDTPYVTSEKVVASWPGARLMTTAGLGRLAHFRILRHRPAIRAGVDFIGPASV from the coding sequence ATCGTTCTCGATGTTGAGGGCTCCGGGGTCCAACCGCCGGTTTCCCTCCGGGTGCGTCGGCTGTTCTGGCTACTGGAGCGAGTCGCGCCCGCCATCGGGTCGCGCTGGGCGCTTGAGCTGTGGTGCACCCCACCGGTCCTCGAGTCCAGCCTGCGCATGCCGCCCGGCGTCCCACCCGGCGAGCCGCTGGAAGCGCACTGGGACGGGCACCGGATCGTCGGCGAGTCCTGGGGTGAGGGGCCGCCGGTCTATCTCGTGCACGGCTGGGGCGGGCGCCGCCCCCACCTCGGCATGTTCATCAAACCGCTCGTCGAATCCGGGCACCGTGTCATCGCGTTCGACCTGCCCAGCCATAACGAGTCAGAGCCGGGCGTCCTCGCTCCCGGTCGCACCACGGCCATCGAGTGCGCCGAAGCGGTTGCCGCCATGATCCGGACACATGGGCCGGCCCGCGCGGTTGTCGCCCACTCCCTCGGTGCTAACGCGACCGCATTCGCGGCGTCCTGGGGCGCGACGGTCGGCCGGTTGGTGTTCCTCGCGCCGATGGGTGAGTTCCCGATCTACCTGGATCTGTTCGCGGCGCGCCACAACTTCGGCCGACGGATACGCGCCGGCCTGCATCGACGCCTGGAACGCCGTATCGGCATGCCGCTCGAGGACACCAATATGGTCCGGATCGCTGAGCGCACCGACTATCCGCCGCTGCTGCTCATCCACGACCCCGATGACCCCGACACTCCTTACGTGACGAGCGAGAAGGTCGTCGCGTCATGGCCAGGCGCACGCTTGATGACGACGGCGGGCCTCGGCCGGCTGGCACATTTCCGAATCTTGCGGCATCGCCCCGCGATTCGCGCGGGCGTCGACTTCATCGGACCCGCATCGGTGTGA
- a CDS encoding DUF3297 family protein, whose translation MPEDQSADVPPNQLSVDPRSAFYDEEVLRRDVGIRFNGVERTNVCEYNVAEGWVRVEVPTAKDRRGNPMVVKLSGTVEPYFRSTE comes from the coding sequence ATGCCCGAAGACCAGAGCGCAGACGTTCCACCGAATCAACTCTCCGTCGATCCGCGGAGCGCCTTCTATGACGAAGAGGTGCTCCGCCGTGACGTCGGTATTCGCTTCAACGGCGTCGAGCGAACCAATGTGTGCGAATACAACGTGGCCGAGGGTTGGGTGCGTGTCGAAGTCCCCACCGCGAAGGACCGCCGCGGAAATCCTATGGTCGTCAAGCTCAGCGGCACGGTTGAACCTTATTTCCGCTCAACAGAATAA
- a CDS encoding DUF2834 domain-containing protein gives MIALVALIATWAHNIAYFSAGGGPLDFFAACFANHAVSSMTIDLTLVSVAALVAMVVEARRIGLKYLWVYVLLGFVVDISVAVPLFVIARERRLAQL, from the coding sequence GTGATCGCGCTGGTGGCGCTCATCGCCACCTGGGCGCACAACATCGCGTACTTCTCGGCCGGCGGGGGCCCGCTCGACTTCTTCGCCGCCTGTTTCGCCAATCACGCGGTCAGCTCCATGACCATCGACCTGACACTGGTCTCCGTCGCAGCGCTGGTCGCCATGGTTGTCGAGGCACGCAGGATCGGCCTCAAGTACCTGTGGGTGTACGTCTTGCTGGGTTTCGTCGTCGATATCAGCGTGGCCGTTCCGCTCTTTGTCATCGCCCGGGAGCGGCGTCTGGCGCAGCTCTAG
- a CDS encoding TNT domain-containing protein, whose protein sequence is MIVELNGSQRGGWLYADGTPYPQRSLPPNLVIREFSRFELASGGKLPDGWQIESFVVAPWFGQPGGGTAFRLLDQNDRTGPLLRLIDAGLAKSIRPEVASLPAPPGPIAAPTVDLGDYPEPYRPVVRAWYQWRIIATEGRRPFVDAERFPWPDLPLLLTASERLWGEQRPEVTDGVLTFSLGGIAFGFFLNTSDKWVVQQRDRNSWHKNWGFVLLEDAQKFLLFLIAEEARTLRGLPNIGTGWHRDKPANGIEFARYPQDSRAGAVFVCHAGSKSEYLAWMDEWEATRFAPAFEHGYNDLHAILSEGIPSAWFVEIE, encoded by the coding sequence GTGATTGTGGAACTCAATGGCAGCCAGCGTGGGGGGTGGCTCTACGCCGACGGCACCCCCTATCCGCAGCGGTCACTTCCTCCCAATCTGGTGATCAGGGAGTTTTCTCGGTTTGAGCTTGCAAGTGGCGGCAAACTTCCCGACGGGTGGCAGATCGAGTCGTTCGTTGTTGCTCCGTGGTTCGGCCAGCCTGGCGGTGGCACGGCGTTCCGGCTGCTCGATCAGAACGACCGCACCGGCCCTTTGTTGCGCCTCATCGACGCCGGGTTGGCGAAATCGATACGTCCCGAGGTAGCGTCGCTCCCCGCGCCGCCGGGCCCCATCGCAGCCCCCACCGTCGATCTTGGTGACTACCCTGAGCCGTATCGCCCTGTCGTCCGAGCGTGGTATCAATGGCGGATCATCGCGACCGAGGGTCGGCGGCCGTTTGTTGACGCCGAAAGGTTCCCTTGGCCGGACCTTCCGCTTTTGCTGACCGCCAGCGAGAGGCTTTGGGGCGAACAGCGGCCGGAGGTCACCGATGGTGTGCTCACATTCAGTCTCGGCGGTATTGCGTTCGGGTTTTTTCTCAACACCAGCGACAAATGGGTGGTGCAGCAACGTGACCGCAATTCCTGGCACAAGAACTGGGGGTTCGTCCTACTGGAAGACGCCCAGAAATTCCTGCTGTTTCTGATCGCCGAGGAAGCCCGAACCTTGCGCGGTCTACCGAACATCGGCACCGGGTGGCATCGCGACAAACCAGCTAACGGAATCGAATTCGCTCGATACCCGCAGGATTCCCGCGCGGGTGCGGTGTTCGTGTGCCATGCGGGATCCAAGAGCGAGTATCTGGCATGGATGGACGAGTGGGAGGCGACCCGATTCGCACCGGCTTTCGAGCACGGCTACAACGACCTGCACGCGATCCTCAGCGAAGGCATCCCATCCGCGTGGTTCGTCGAAATCGAGTGA
- a CDS encoding replicative DNA helicase: MAVVDDRGHSELEEPPREDVGRQPPQDLAAEQSVLGGMLLSKDAIADVLERLRPADFYRPVHQNIYDAILDLYGRGEPADAVTVAAELDRRGLLRRVGGAPYLHTLISTVPTAANAGYYATIVAEKAILRRLVEAGTRVVQYGYAGAEGADVAEIVDRAQAEIYEVAERRSSEDFVPLEDLLQPTMDEIDAIASHGGIARGVPTGFTDLDEVTNGLHPGQMIIIAARPGMGKALALKTPLPTPTGWTTMGDVAVGDELLDADGRPTRVVAATEIMLGRPCYEVEFSDGTVIVADAEHLWPTNAGVRTTAQLRCGLDRIAPAGTPPRSSGGAALLAPALSLTSVRRVPSVAVRCVQVDNPARLYLAGRGMVPTHNSTLALDFLRSCSIKNRMASVIFSLEMSKSEIVMRLLSAEAKIKLGDMRSGRMTDDDWTRLARRMSEISEAPLYIDDSPNLTMMEIRAKARRLKQKADLRLVAVDYMQLMTSGKKVESRQQEVSEFSRNLKLLAKELEVPVIALSQLNRGPEQRTDKKPMLADLRESGCLTASTRILRADNGSEVTLGELMRTGERPLVWSLDEQLRMVARPMTNVFPSGHREVFKLRMASGREVEATANHPFLTLDGWVALGDLNVGDRLAVPRRVPEPVDTKRMEDCEVILLAHMIGDGSCVKNQPIRYASIDEANLTAVTVAAMHFGVTAVRDEYAAARVTTLRLPAPYRLTHGKRNPIAAWLDKLGLFGKRSYEKFVPQEVFALPNDQVALFVRHLWATDGSVIWDAKLEQARIYYASTSRQLIDDVAQLLSRVGVFGRIKRVTKAGYRDGWHLHIYGAENQVRFLHNVGAQGAKAEGAKEILAHLQGVARNPNLDTVPKEVWGRVRWALADQQMSHREFAAAMGTQFCGSTMWKHAPSRDRLHRAAMVLEDRHIHDVATSDVYWDTIVEITSIGEHDVFDGTVPGTHNFVAQGISTHNSLEQDADMVILLHRPDAFERDDPRGGEADLILAKHRNGPTKTVTVAHQLHLSRFTNMAH; encoded by the coding sequence ATGGCAGTAGTCGACGACCGTGGTCACTCTGAGCTCGAAGAGCCACCACGCGAGGACGTCGGCCGCCAGCCACCCCAGGATCTCGCCGCGGAGCAGTCGGTGCTCGGAGGCATGCTGCTGAGCAAGGACGCCATCGCCGACGTGCTGGAGCGGTTGCGGCCCGCCGACTTCTACCGCCCGGTGCACCAGAACATCTACGACGCGATCCTGGACCTCTACGGGCGCGGTGAGCCTGCTGACGCGGTTACGGTGGCCGCCGAGCTCGACCGTCGCGGCCTGCTGCGCCGGGTGGGCGGCGCCCCGTACCTGCACACGCTGATCTCCACGGTGCCCACGGCGGCCAACGCCGGCTACTACGCCACGATCGTCGCGGAGAAGGCCATCCTGCGCCGGCTGGTGGAGGCCGGCACCCGGGTGGTGCAGTACGGCTACGCGGGCGCTGAGGGCGCCGATGTGGCCGAGATCGTCGACCGCGCCCAGGCCGAGATCTACGAGGTCGCCGAGCGGCGGAGCTCCGAGGACTTCGTCCCGCTGGAAGACCTGCTGCAGCCCACCATGGACGAGATCGACGCGATCGCCTCGCACGGCGGAATCGCGCGAGGTGTGCCGACCGGCTTCACCGATCTGGACGAGGTGACCAACGGGCTGCACCCGGGACAGATGATCATCATCGCGGCGCGGCCCGGTATGGGGAAGGCGCTGGCGCTGAAAACCCCGTTGCCGACCCCTACCGGCTGGACCACGATGGGCGATGTCGCCGTCGGTGACGAATTGCTGGACGCCGACGGACGGCCCACCCGCGTCGTGGCCGCCACCGAGATCATGCTGGGGCGACCCTGCTATGAGGTGGAGTTCTCCGACGGCACGGTGATCGTCGCCGACGCCGAGCACCTGTGGCCGACGAACGCGGGCGTGCGCACCACCGCGCAGTTGCGCTGCGGACTGGACCGGATTGCCCCGGCCGGTACGCCCCCGCGGTCCAGCGGGGGCGCGGCGCTGCTGGCGCCGGCCCTGAGCCTGACCTCGGTGAGGCGGGTGCCCAGCGTCGCAGTGCGCTGCGTGCAGGTCGACAACCCAGCACGTCTCTACCTGGCCGGTCGTGGCATGGTGCCTACCCACAACTCCACACTGGCATTGGACTTCTTGCGGTCGTGCTCGATCAAGAACCGGATGGCCAGCGTCATCTTTTCGCTGGAAATGAGCAAGTCCGAGATCGTCATGCGATTGCTCTCCGCTGAAGCCAAGATCAAACTCGGCGACATGCGCTCGGGACGGATGACAGACGACGACTGGACCCGGCTGGCGCGGCGGATGAGTGAGATCAGCGAGGCGCCGCTCTACATCGATGATTCGCCGAACCTGACCATGATGGAGATCCGCGCCAAGGCCCGCCGGCTCAAGCAGAAAGCGGACCTGCGACTGGTGGCGGTCGACTACATGCAGCTGATGACCTCCGGCAAGAAGGTCGAGTCTCGCCAGCAGGAGGTGTCGGAATTCTCCCGGAACCTCAAGCTACTGGCCAAGGAGCTCGAGGTGCCGGTAATCGCGCTGAGCCAGCTCAACCGTGGTCCCGAGCAGCGTACCGACAAGAAGCCGATGTTGGCTGACCTACGCGAGTCCGGTTGCCTGACCGCCTCGACGCGGATCCTGCGGGCCGACAACGGGTCCGAGGTCACCCTGGGTGAACTCATGCGTACCGGGGAACGCCCCCTGGTGTGGTCGCTGGATGAGCAGCTGCGGATGGTGGCCCGGCCGATGACCAACGTGTTCCCCAGCGGGCATCGCGAGGTGTTCAAGCTGCGGATGGCTTCGGGGCGTGAGGTCGAGGCCACCGCAAACCACCCGTTCCTCACTCTGGACGGCTGGGTTGCGTTGGGCGACTTGAACGTCGGGGACCGGTTGGCCGTGCCGCGGCGGGTGCCCGAACCGGTGGACACCAAACGGATGGAAGACTGCGAGGTCATCCTGCTGGCGCACATGATCGGTGACGGGTCCTGCGTCAAGAATCAGCCGATCCGGTATGCGTCGATCGACGAGGCGAACCTGACTGCGGTGACGGTCGCGGCCATGCACTTCGGGGTGACGGCGGTCCGCGATGAGTACGCGGCCGCGCGGGTGACCACGCTGCGCCTGCCGGCCCCGTACCGGCTGACGCACGGCAAGCGCAATCCGATCGCGGCGTGGTTGGACAAGCTGGGGCTGTTCGGTAAGCGCAGCTACGAGAAGTTCGTGCCGCAAGAGGTTTTCGCGCTGCCGAACGACCAGGTGGCGCTGTTCGTGCGTCACCTGTGGGCGACCGACGGGTCGGTGATCTGGGACGCCAAGTTAGAGCAGGCGCGGATCTACTACGCCTCGACCAGTCGGCAGCTCATCGACGATGTTGCGCAGCTGCTGTCGCGAGTCGGGGTGTTCGGCCGCATCAAGCGGGTGACCAAAGCCGGTTACCGCGACGGTTGGCACCTGCACATTTACGGTGCCGAGAACCAGGTCCGGTTCCTGCACAACGTTGGGGCCCAGGGCGCCAAAGCCGAGGGGGCCAAGGAGATTCTGGCTCACCTGCAAGGTGTGGCACGCAACCCGAACCTGGACACCGTCCCGAAAGAAGTCTGGGGCCGGGTGCGCTGGGCGCTGGCTGATCAGCAGATGAGTCACCGCGAATTCGCCGCGGCCATGGGCACCCAGTTCTGCGGGTCCACGATGTGGAAGCACGCCCCGAGCCGGGACCGGCTACACCGCGCCGCCATGGTGCTCGAAGACCGCCACATCCACGACGTTGCGACCAGTGACGTGTACTGGGACACCATCGTGGAGATCACCAGCATCGGCGAGCATGACGTGTTCGACGGGACCGTTCCGGGAACGCATAACTTTGTGGCACAAGGGATCTCAACCCATAACAGTTTGGAACAAGATGCCGACATGGTGATCCTGCTGCATCGGCCGGACGCCTTCGAGCGTGACGACCCGCGTGGCGGCGAGGCAGACCTGATCCTGGCCAAACACCGCAACGGGCCGACGAAGACTGTGACGGTGGCGCATCAGCTGCACTTGTCGCGGTTTACGAACATGGCGCACTAA
- the rplI gene encoding 50S ribosomal protein L9 encodes MKLILTAEVDHLGAAGDTVEVKDGYGRNYLLPRGLAIVATRGAQKQADDIRRARETKQVRDLDHAKELKEALQALGTVTLPVKTSGDSGKLFGSVTAADVVAAIKKAGGPNLDRRIVRLPKAHIKAVGNHPVSVHLHPEVNVDVTLDVAAAN; translated from the coding sequence ATGAAGCTCATTTTGACCGCCGAGGTGGACCACCTCGGAGCGGCCGGAGACACCGTCGAGGTCAAGGACGGATACGGCCGCAACTACCTGCTCCCGCGGGGGCTGGCCATCGTCGCCACGCGCGGCGCGCAGAAGCAGGCCGACGACATCCGTCGGGCCCGCGAGACCAAGCAGGTGCGCGACCTGGACCACGCCAAGGAGCTCAAGGAAGCTCTGCAGGCGCTGGGCACGGTCACGTTGCCGGTGAAGACCTCGGGCGACTCGGGCAAGCTGTTCGGCTCGGTGACCGCCGCTGACGTGGTCGCCGCCATCAAGAAGGCCGGTGGGCCCAACCTCGACCGGCGGATCGTGCGGCTGCCCAAGGCCCACATCAAGGCGGTCGGCAACCACCCGGTGTCGGTGCACCTGCACCCCGAGGTGAACGTCGACGTCACCCTCGACGTCGCTGCGGCAAACTAA
- the rpsR gene encoding 30S ribosomal protein S18, which translates to MAKSNKRRPAPEKPIKARKCAFCSNKKQVIDYKDTSLLRTYISERGKIRARRVTGNCVQHQRDVALAVKNAREVALLPFTSSAR; encoded by the coding sequence ATGGCCAAATCCAACAAGCGGCGTCCGGCTCCTGAGAAGCCGATCAAGGCTCGCAAGTGCGCATTCTGCTCCAACAAGAAGCAGGTGATCGACTACAAGGACACCTCGCTGCTGCGCACCTACATCAGTGAGCGGGGCAAGATCCGCGCCCGTCGTGTGACCGGCAACTGCGTTCAGCACCAGCGCGACGTCGCGCTCGCGGTGAAGAACGCTCGCGAGGTCGCGTTGCTGCCCTTCACCTCGTCGGCGCGCTAG
- a CDS encoding single-stranded DNA-binding protein yields the protein MAVGDTTITVVGNLTADPDLRFTPSGAAVANFTVASTPRVFDRQSGEWKDGDALFLRCNIWREAAENVAESLTRGSRVIVTGRLRQRSFETREGEKRTVYEVEVDEVGPSLRYATAKINKVSRGGGGGGFGGGGGAPASAGPSGPPAEDPWGSAPASGSFGGADDEPPF from the coding sequence GTGGCTGTAGGTGACACCACGATCACCGTCGTCGGAAACCTGACCGCGGACCCTGATCTGCGGTTTACCCCCTCGGGGGCGGCGGTCGCCAACTTCACGGTGGCGTCCACTCCGCGGGTCTTCGACCGGCAGAGCGGTGAGTGGAAGGACGGCGACGCGCTGTTCCTGCGGTGCAACATCTGGCGCGAGGCCGCCGAGAATGTTGCCGAGAGCCTCACCCGCGGATCGCGGGTGATCGTCACCGGGCGGCTGCGGCAGCGGTCCTTCGAGACCCGCGAGGGCGAGAAGCGCACCGTCTACGAGGTAGAGGTCGACGAGGTCGGCCCCTCGTTGCGGTATGCGACCGCCAAGATCAACAAGGTCAGCCGTGGCGGCGGCGGAGGCGGCTTCGGCGGAGGCGGCGGCGCGCCGGCCTCGGCCGGTCCGTCCGGCCCGCCCGCGGAGGACCCGTGGGGCAGTGCTCCGGCGTCCGGCTCCTTCGGGGGCGCCGACGACGAGCCGCCCTTTTAG